In the genome of Amphiura filiformis chromosome 4, Afil_fr2py, whole genome shotgun sequence, one region contains:
- the LOC140150113 gene encoding muscarinic acetylcholine receptor M3-like: MASSTTSPGSWSVITFTSIESNTIYSSELFTSNLTTHPGGQDRDDHPIHSGLSRNASISVAVFSFLISFITVFGNIVIIHAFCTIKKLQTYTNYFLVSLAISDIVAGAITMPLYSVYWILGYWPFSNALCDAYLYLNHSFIHISVMSIVIIAYDRWQALEMPIKHLRKRTLKHAIFLITLSYMIPFLIWLPICLLWPYMVGIRTIKPGLCYPQYVDNLIFTCFAPCIFFWFPLLFISVFYGRIFVIIRKSAERRSTRRRPLKLTNLSNAMSTSLTVMVDENDKEHITRDKSVTTVDGTLNNDGHYNNAYAVEDMGKGSHQNQATWFRNIFRHDTPEDSSIKKENIRANKTLTLIFIAMVMSSAPWSALVPVFSMCHECIPLALYQVSL, from the coding sequence ATGGCGTCAAGTACTACCAGCCCTGGGTCCTGGAGCGTCATCACATTCACTTCAATTGAATCCAACACCATATACTCTTCTGAACTTTTCACCAGCAATCTTACAACTCACCCTGGAGGACAAGATCGTGATGATCATCCTATACACTCGGGTTTGTCACGGAATGCCAGCATTTCAGTAGCTGTGTTCAGCTTTCTCATAAGCTTCATTACCGTCTTCGGTAATATCGTCATCATACACGCTTTTTGCACGATTAAAAAATTACAAACATACACCAACTACTTTTTAGTAAGTTTAGCCATCTCAGATATTGTCGCTGGCGCCATTACTATGCCTTTGTACTCTGTGTATTGGATTTTAGGCTACTGGCCGTTCAGCAATGCTCTTTGCGATGCGTACTTATATCTAAATCACTCTTTCATTCACATCAGCGTTATGTCTATTGTCATCATTGCCTATGACCGATGGCAGGCCTTAGAAATGCCAATAAAACATCTCCGAAAACGCACTCTGAAACACGCCATATTTTTGATTACTTTATCGTATATGATACCTTTTCTTATTTGGTTGCCAATATGCCTTTTGTGGCCCTACATGGTAGGGATTCGTACGATTAAGCCAGGATTATGTTATCCACAATATGTGGATAATTTGATCTTCACTTGTTTTGCACCGTGCATTTTTTTCTGGTTTCCGTTGCTATTCATTAGTGTATTTTACGGGCGGATATTTGTCATCATTCGAAAGTCGGCGGAGAGGAGAAGCACAAGGCGCCGACCATTAAAGTTGACAAATCTTAGTAACGCCATGTCAACAAGCCTAACAGTAATGGTGGACGAGAATGATAAAGAACACATTACCAGGGACAAAAGCGTCACAACGGTTGATGGAACATTAAATAATGACGGTCATTATAACAACGCGTATGCTGTCGAAGACATGGGCAAGGGCTCTCACCAAAATCAAGCCACCTGGTTCCGAAACATTTTCCGCCATGACACACCAGAAGATAGCTCGATAAAGAAGGAAAACATTCGCGCCAATAAAACACTGACATTGATATTTATTGCGATGGTCATGTCGTCTGCTCCGTGGTCTGCGTTGGTACCAGTCTTTAGCATGTGTCATGAATGCATTCCATTGGCTCTCTATCAAGTAAGTTTATGA
- the LOC140150114 gene encoding gamma-aminobutyric acid type B receptor subunit 2-like — translation MKWEENSRYTFQSDYVGFGYDAAWAVGLMLNKSVEVLKNKVFADGEKRRLENFTYDDSEMGSLFAELLNETDFVGMSGHVRLENGDRIGDMTVVQIQGNEAHLIAVHYGTDGTMEWLSQVVWKGGDIPSDYTAIIRVNEGISLYWYLTMCIVAGIGICLAGFFLGFNIRHKEQRNIKMSSPNLNNLIILGSILIYLCVIIGGLDGNIVSIETFVVMCQVRVWLISTGFVLGFGSMFAKTWRVYRIAALKTPKKMAVTDNHLFLMVAVFLAIDVLVLTLWQIIDPIYVQVIDLYSRETDITNQVIIPYIEQCTSGKIGYWFAVLYVYKGLLLIFGTFLAWETRTIHIPELNDSKLIGICVYNTVVLCIVGVSVSFLITNNTAALFIFTSCIIIFCATLTLVVLFVPKVISVRKHPKGRPVSCVRRSSDLLGSSKENTNTTSEDIQKLQTRIHELETELKGAAQSSSGPQNGKESRKFGVWCGHYVCGCCSSTRSEGAEMQGVDNPDVITESNNI, via the exons ATGAAATGGGAAGAAAATTCTCGATACACATTTCAAAGCGATTATGTAGGATTTGGATATGATGCTGCGTGGGCTGTTGGCCTGATGCTCAACAAAAGTGTTGAGGTGCTTAAAAACAAGGTGTTTGCAGATGGTGAAAAACGCCGACTAGAAAATTTCACTTACGATGACTCGGAAATGGGGTCTCTATTCGCAGAACTGTTGAACGAAACAGATTTTGTCGGGATGTCG GGGCATGTCCGGCTCGAGAATGGTGACCGTATTGGGGATATGACAGTTGTGCAGATTCAAG GAAACGAGGCTCATTTGATTGCTGTGCATTACGGAACTGATGGAACAATGGAATGGCTAAGTCAAGTAGTGTGGAAAG GGGGAGACATTCCAAGTGACTATACTGCTATTATCCGAGTTAATGAAGGAATTAGTTTATATTGGTATTTGACCATGTGTATCGTAGCTGGAATTGGCATATGTTTGGCTGGATTCTTTCTGGGGTTTAACATTAGACATAAAGAACAAAG aaatataaagaTGTCCAGTCCAAATCTGAATAATCTAATCATCTTGGGAAGTATTCTTATCTACCTATGTGTGATAATTGGCGGTCTTGATGGCAATATAGTCTCCATTGAGACATTTGTAGTGATGTGCCAG GTTCGTGTATGGCTCATTTCAACCGGCTTTGTGCTCGGCTTTGGCTCAATGTTCGCCAAGACGTGGCGTGTGTATCGAATAGCTGCTCTTAAAACTCCTAAGAAAATG GCAGTAACAGATAACCACCTATTTCTTATGGTGGCCGTGTTCCTCGCTATCGATGTATTAGTATTGACACTGTGGCAAATAATTGATCCGATATATGTACAAGTTATTGATCTTTATTCGAGG GAAACTGACATAACCAATCAAGTTATCATACCATATATCGAGCAATGCACTTCAGGCAAGATTGGATACTGGTTTGCTGTTTTATACGTCTATAAAGGACTGCTACTTATATTTGGCACGTTTTTGGCATGGGAGACGAGAACG ATCCACATTCCAGAACTCAATGACAGTAAACTGATCGGGATTTGTGTGTACAACACCGTAGTGCTATGCATTGTGGGAGTTTCCGTTAGTTTCCTGATAACTAATAACACAGCGGCGCTGTTCATCTTTACTTCATGCATTATCATCTTCTGTGCAACTTTGACTCTGGTGGTTCTATTTGTACCAAAG GTAATCTCTGTACGTAAACATCCAAAAGGAAGACCAGTAAGCTGCGTAAGAAGAAGCAGCGACCTCCTTGGATCCAGTAAGGAGAATACCAACACCACGTCTGAGGACATCcagaaattacaaaccagaattCATGAG ttggAGACCGAACTAAAAGGAGCAGCACAATCATCAAGTGGGCCACAAAATGGGAAGGAAAGCAGGAAATTCGGCGTTTGGTGTGGCCATTATGTGTGCGGATGTTGCTCTTCTACTAGATCAGAAGGTGCAGAGATGCAAGGAGTAGACAATCCTGATGTTATTACTGAGTCAAATAATATATAA